In Daphnia magna isolate NIES linkage group LG5, ASM2063170v1.1, whole genome shotgun sequence, a single genomic region encodes these proteins:
- the LOC116923832 gene encoding ER membrane protein complex subunit 3 yields MAELLLDSNIRFWVFLPIIMITFLVGILRHYFSLIIASQKKVELLQVQDSQALVRSRLLRENGKFLPRQAFLMRRHFFNSEDMGYFKTQKRAAPTTNPMTDPNAMTDMLKGNVTNVLPMIIIGGWINWAFSGFVTTKVPFPLTLRFKPMLQRGVELVSLDASWVSSASWYFLNVFGLRSIYSLVLGENNAADQTKAMADQMSGAAMAMPQDPKAAFKAEWESLEIVQHQWALRNVEAELLGITSHSKTD; encoded by the exons atggcAGAACTATTATTGGATTCCAATATTCGATTTTGGGTATTTTTGCCCATCATTATGATAACCTTTCTAGTGGGCATCCTACGTCACTATTTCTCTCTCATTATAGCCAGTCAAAAGAAAGTTGAATTACTTCAAGTTCAAGATAG CCAGGCGCTGGTTCGCTCTAGGCTGCTGCgtgaaaatggaaaatttttgCCTAGGCAAGCTTTCTTGATGCGAAGACATTTCTTCAACAGTGAAGATATGGGCTATTTTAAAACACAGAAACGAGCTGCTCCCACAACCAATCCCATGACAGATCCAAATGCAATGACCGATATGTTGAAGGGAAATGTCACAAATGTTCTCCCCATGATTATCATAGGAGGGTGGATCAATTGGGCCTTCTCAGGATTTGTAACAA CAAAGGTGCCCTTCCCTCTGACATTGAGATTTAAACCAATGTTGCAAAGAGGTGTTGAACTTGTATCACTGGATGCTTCATGGGTATCATCAGCTTCATGGTATTTCTTGAATGTATTTGGGTTACGCAGTATATACTCTCTAGTCCTTGGAGAAAATAATG CTGCTGATCAGACCAAGGCCATGGCTGACCAAATGTCTGGTGCTGCTATGGCAATGCCGCAAGACCCTAAAGCTGCATTCAAAGCAGAATGGGAATCACTTGAAATTGTTCAACACCAGTGGGCCCTTCGAAATGTGGAAGCAGAATTACTTGGCATTACCTCTCATAGCAAGACAGATTAG
- the LOC116923827 gene encoding putative ATPase N2B, with product MYRIYRVFPLLPLCEKTFEITLFQRGMLTPSFLAHGTRTLGTAEPLEIVDSGPLATYKARIKSGHLLEDQCQLQAILKLQKTFDSIKGYTPATQSNLLLKWLGMQKKMNAPKGLYIHGAVGGGKTMIMDLFHDTVQTNRKKRVHFNAFMLDIHRRIHALKDGFVRQSGSKNSRATNYDPIPPVASGIANESWLICFDEFQVTDIGDAMILKRLFTELFSLGVIVVATSNRPPEDLYKNGLQRTNFLPFIQVLIDHCHVHCLDSGIDYRQLAASNSEQKFYFTTQENGAEKEVSRLFKLLCSKENDNIRPRNFIVQGRNVTFNRTCGRVLDTTFEEICDRPLGAGDYLQLSKIFHTVIIRGVPQLNLKLKSPARRFITLIDTLYDSRVRVIISADEPLQRLFSKERDAEVLLQQTISVDDTNVIGNQAASIFTGEEELFAYDRTVSRLSEMQTQDYWAMWDTSR from the exons ATGTATAGAATTTACAGGGTTTTTCCCTTGCTGCCATTATGCGAAAAAACTTTCGAAATTACCTTGTTCCAACGTGGCATGTTGACACCGTCGTTTCTGGCTCACG GTACACGAACTTTGGGTACCGCAGAACCATTGGAAATTGTAGATTCAGGGCCATTGGCAACATACAAAGCCAGAATAAAATCTGGGCATCTGTTAGAAGACCAATGTCAACTTCAGGCCATACTCAAATTACAGAAGACATTTGATTCAATCAAGGGATACACACCAGCAACCCAATCAAATTTATTGTTGAAATGGCTGGGTATGCAGAAGAAGATGAATGCTCCCAAAGGTCTTTACATACACGGAGCTGTTGGAGGTGGTAAGACTATGATAATGGACTTGTTCCACGACACAGTGCAAACGAATCGCAAGAAACGCGTCCATTTCAACGCCTTCATGTTGGACATTCACCGACGTATTCACGCGCTGAAAGACGGTTTTGTTCGACAATCGGGCAGCAAAAACTCCCGCGCAACTAATTACGATCCCATTCCGCCAGTAGCGTCCGGTATCGCCAACGAAAGTTGGCTGATTTGTTTTGACGAATTTCAG GTGACGGACATTGGCGATGCAATGATATTGAAAAGACTCTTTACCGAACTATTTTCTCTTGGAGTGATTGTTGTGGCTACTAGTAACCGTCCACCAGAAGATCTCTACAAAAACGGACTTCAAAGGACCAATTTTCTGCCTTTCATTCAAGTCCTTATTGACCACTGTCACGTTCATTGCCTCGATTCCGGAATCGATTACCGTCAACTCGCGGCGTCCAACAGCGAACAGAAGTTCTATTTCAc aactCAGGAAAATGGGGCTGAAAAAGAAGTTAGCCGCCtatttaaattgttgtgttcCAAAGAAAACGATAACATACGGCCCCGCAATTTCATAGTGCAAGGAAGAAATGTTACCTTTAATCGGACCTGTGGGCGAGTTCTCGATACTACTTTTGAAGAAATTTGCGATAGACCGTTAGGGGCTGGAGATTACTTACAATTGAGTAAAATTTTCCACACCGTCATCATTCGTGGAGTACCACAATTGAACCTAAAACTCAAATCGCCTGCTCGTCGTTTCATCACCTTAATAGATACTCTTTACGACAGTAGAGTGAGGGTCATTATTAGTGCTGATGAGCCACTGCAACGGTTGTTTTCTAAGGAGCGAGATGCTGAGGTGCTGCTACAACAGACAATTTCCGTAGACGACACGAACGTGATTGGCAATCAG GCTGCCAGTATATTTACCGGTGAAGAAGAGCTTTTTGCCTACGACCGGACAGTGTCCAGACTAAGTGAAATGCAGACTCAAGATTATTGGGCCATGTGGGACACGTCACGCTAG
- the LOC116923834 gene encoding 60S ribosomal protein L24 codes for MKISLCHYSGYKIYPGKGKTMVRTDGRTYQFLDSKCERAHLMKRNPRNTTWTVLYRRKHKKGQVEELAKKKTRKTQKFQRAIVGASLTEILAKRNQKPEVRKAQRDQAIKAAKEKQKASKAQKKAAMAPPKAAKAPKTKAARPSQKAKPQVGGKR; via the exons ATGAA GATTTCACTGTGCCACTACAGCGGGTACAAGATCTATCCCGGAAAGGGAAAGACTATGGTCAGGACCGATGGAAGG ACCTACCAGTTTTTGGACTCAAAATGCGAGCGGGCACATTTGATGAAGAGGAACCCTCGTAACACAACCTGGACGGTTCTTTACAG GCGTAAGCACAAGAAGGGTCAAGTTGAAGAACTGGCCAAGAAGAAGACCAGGAAGACCCAAAAGTTCCAGCGTGCCATTGTTGGTGCCTCTTTGACTGAAATCTTGGCCAAGCGTAACCAGAAACCTGAGGTCCGAAAGGCCCAAAGAGATCAGGCCATCAA GGCTGCAAAGGAGAAGCAAAAGGCTTCCAAGGCCCAGAAGAAGGCCGCCATGGCACCACCTAAAGCCGCCAAAGCTCCCAAGACCAAAGCAGCGCGGCCTTCGCAGAAAGCGAAGCCCCAAGTCGGTGGTAAACGTTAA
- the LOC116923831 gene encoding uncharacterized protein LOC116923831: MWSRDGLKNGSSSAMMYRSTPHLFVYQPCEDDEEATVPDDLDAEDTEPSDSGYAASSSGSGSAATPEAIYYSTMELSSHRKEKDAMRRLSFIKYAATEVYSTGSTSGSSSSGGDHSSVTDDPHLVPVVSKGQQMLTELELLRVETFFRGHQTQIFVGKSLANLYLRQAKSLVGLNRCSSQPDVCVRTLQRQTDRLTDWQLKFTGIPVVLLDLGGTKSRRLRRIQLILAERGTGFTLWCDTIDNLSNYEAAGPTFHTMRTSTDHRQIAGLSFDSADAAQQLFRHIEKLTSDPANIRLSTPKRASRTSSLLRFWTGNKNNQVPKKKTAKTALPRKCDISQPCFFQHVTSVDSTDRGKFFSLQALVPNQ, translated from the exons atgtgGAGCCGCGATGGATTGAAAAACGGATCGTCATCGGCCATGATGTACAGGTCGACTCCGCACCTGTTCGTCTACCAGCCGTGCGAGGATGACGAAGAGGCGACCGTTCCGGACGACCTAGATGCCGAAGACACTGAACCTTCCGATTCCGGCTACGCCGCTTCGTCTTCCGGCTCTGGGTCGGCCGCCACGCCCGAGGCCATTTATTATTCGACGATGGAGTTGTCTTCGCACCGCAAGGAGAAAGACGCCATGCGTCGTTTGAGTTTCATCAAGTACGCTGCGACAGAGGTGTACAGCACCGGAAGCACgagcggcagcagcagcagcggagGCGACCATTCGTCGGTGACCGACGATCCGCATCTTGTTCCGGTCGTTAGCAAAGGCCAGCAGATGCTGACCGAACTGGAACTTTTGAGAGTGGAGACTTTCTTTCGCGGTCACCAAACGCAAATTTTCGTCGGCAAATCGCTCGCTAATTT gtatttaCGACAAGCGAAAAGTCTGGTGGGTTTGAATCGATGTTCCAGCCAGCCGGATGTTTGCGTCCGCACGCTGCAGCGACAGACGGACAGGCTGACCGATTGGCAGTTGAAATTCACTGGAATTCCGGTCGTGTTGCTGGACCTGGGCGGGACGAAATCTCGACGCCTGAGGCGAATCCAGTTGATCCTGGCCGAACGCGGGACTGGATTCACTTTGTGGTGCGACACGATCGACAATTTGAGCAACTACGAAGCGGCCGGACCGACGTTCCACACGATGAGGACGTCCACCGATCACCGACAAATTGCCGGACTCAGTTTCGATTCGGCCGACGCTGCCCAGCAATTGTTTCGGCACATTGAGAAACTGACGTCCGATCCGGCCAACATCCGCCTGTCTACGCCGAAAAGGGCGTCTAGGACGTCGAGTTTGCTTCGCTTCTGGACGGGCAACAAGAACAATCAAGTGCCTAAGaagaagacggccaagacAGCGTTGCCACGCAAATGCGACATATCGCAGCCGTGTTTTTTCCAGCACGTCACCAGCGTCGATTCGACCGATCGTGGCAAATTCTTTTCACTCCAAGCTCTCGTTCCCAATCAATAG